Genomic segment of Meiothermus sp. Pnk-1:
TTCCCCCAGCGTAGGCCATCAGGCTGAAGTCGGTGTACAAGAGGGCAAAGGGTCCAGGCTCCCCCTCCTTGAGGGTTGCCGCGCGCAGGTCCGCCTTCGCTCTGGCCAGAAGGACGATCTCCAGCAGGGGGTTGGGCTTGGGTTTTCTGGCCGTGCGCCTGAGGGAGAGCTGGAAATCATTGAGCAACCTCTGGATCCGCTTGTGGTTGAGGACCAGGCCCCGGCGGCGTAGCTCCTGGTCGATGCGCCGGTAGCCGTACTCGGGGTGCTCCAGCAGGATGGCCTCGATGAGCTCCTTGGCCCTTTGATCTTCCTCCTCCCGCTTCCTCTGCGCCTCCACCTTTTGCTTGTGGTGGTAGTACCAGGTGGCCCGGGGAATCTCCAAGGCGCTCAGCACGATGGGCAGGGGGGCCAGGCCCTGAGCCAGCGCCTGACGGGCCAGGTCAATGCGCTCGCCCAGAAGCATCTTCTTCACCTCCCCTGCCCGAGGAAGTTTTTTAGGAGGGCGATCTCCACTTCCTTCTTCCCGATCAGCTGCTCCAGGTCCCGGATCTTCTTCTCCAGTTCCTGCTCCTGGGTCTGGTTGGAGAAGACCGAGGGCCCCCGCTCCATGAGTTCGGCCTTCCACTTCACGATGGTATTGGGGTGGACCGCGTAAGCACGGGCCAGCTCCACCAGGCTCCTTTCCCCTTTGACCGCCTCCAGGGCGGCCTGGAACTTGACCTGGGGTGCTACTGCCTTGGGCTTCTTCATCTGGACCTCCTGATCTCTGCAGGATACATCAAAAGTATCGTCTAGGTTAAGGGGGTCATATCCTTTGACCAGCCTGCCGGTGAGGGGTCCGGAGGAGGCGCTGCGGGTGGTGGAGATCTACCGCAGGCGGTGGGAGATTGAGGGGTTCATCCGGCTTTTAAAGGTGGGGTTAGGCCTTGAGGGGTTTTTGGTGTGCGGGCTGGTCCGGATTCGGAAGGTGGTGGCGGTGGTGCTGGGGCTGGCGATGTTTGTGTGGGAGCTTCAGGGGGCGGAGGGGTCTTTCAAGGCGTTTTTGCTGGAGCTTGGGGGCAAGCTAGGGCTTGCTGGTGAAAGGGACGGTCCCTATCTGCTCTTGCGGGGGTTGGTCCGCTTGCTAAACCACCAGGTAATCCAGGAACATCTGGAGCGCGCACGGAAGGGGAAGAAGAGTTGTG
This window contains:
- a CDS encoding transposase, translated to MKKPKAVAPQVKFQAALEAVKGERSLVELARAYAVHPNTIVKWKAELMERGPSVFSNQTQEQELEKKIRDLEQLIGKKEVEIALLKNFLGQGR
- a CDS encoding IS4 family transposase, which gives rise to MTSLPVRGPEEALRVVEIYRRRWEIEGFIRLLKVGLGLEGFLVCGLVRIRKVVAVVLGLAMFVWELQGAEGSFKAFLLELGGKLGLAGERDGPYLLLRGLVRLLNHQVIQEHLERARKGKKSCG